The Ignavibacteria bacterium genome contains the following window.
TTAAAACTGGAGATAAATTCATAGTTACAACTAAAGCAGCTGCCACAGATAATGCGCTGGCGAAATCTCAACTTTCAAAAATTGATGTAGTGCCGAATCCTTATTTAGGTGCCGCTGCTTGGGAGAAGAGGAATCTTAATACAACCGGTCGTGGTGAACGAAAAATTGATTTTATAAACCTTCCGAATAAATGCACAATTAGAATCTATACACTTTCAGGACAGCTGATTAAAACTATCTATAAAGATTCGGGTTATCTCGATGGTACTGTCTCCTGGAATTTAATAACTGATGACGGAATGGAAGCAGCCTACGGTGTCTATGTTTATCATGTTGAAGCTCCCGGCATTGGAGAATACATCGGCAAATTTGCATTAATCAAATAGCGGAGAGATGAAAATGATGAAAAAGATTTTTTACTCAGCTTTGATTTTTGTTATGATATTAAATTATGCTTTTGCACAGACATTCAAAACAAATGTTTCAAAGAGAGGAACTACTGCCGCACCTTTCCTCTCAATTGGTCAGAGTGCAAGAGCAATTGGTATGGGTTCAGCTTTCGTCGGTGCCGTAAATGATGTGAGCGCAATTTACTGGAATCCTGCTGGACTAACTAAAGCACAGGGCGGACAAATTCTAGTCGATTACACAAACTGGATTGCCGGCACCAAATACAATTTCCTCGCTGTGAGTTATAATATTGGTGATTATGGAACAGTTGGTGTTAGTTTTACAGGTTCTAATATTGGTGATATGAAAGTCACAACGATTGAAGAACCTTGGGGAACTGGTGAGGTCTTCTCCGCTACCGATATGGCAATCAGTCTTGCTTATGCTTTGCAATTAACAGATAGATTTTCCATTGGGTTCAATCCTAAATTTGTCTATCAGGGAATCTGGAAAATGAGTGCAAGTGCTTTTGCAATTGATATGGGTGTTCAATATGTAACTCCATTTGATGATGCAATTCTTGCAATGTCAATTTCAAATTTTGGAACGACAATGCAGCTTCTTGGCCAGTCGAATCTTGTTTTGTATGATCCAGATCCTTACACAACTGGTAATAACGGCAAAATTCCAGCTTATCTCGAAACAAAAACTTACGATTTGCCGCTGACATTTAGAGTTGGTGTTGCATATAATCCAATTAGATCTGCAAATCACAGATTGACTTTTGCATTCGATGCTTTGCATCCAAGTGATGACTATGAAAGTGTCAATGTTGGTTTCGAATATGGATTTCAAGATTTTCTTTTCATTCGTGGTGGATACAAATCTTTATTCCTTGATGACTCAGAAGAATCATTTGCGCTTGGATTTGGTTTGAAACAAAACCTTATGGGTAATGTAGCTGTTAAAGTTGATTACGCTTATCAAGATTTTGGAAGATTGAACAACATTCAAAAATTTACTCTTACTGTTTGTTTCTGATAGACGCTCTCCTCCCGGATTCTGTTTCGACGGAATCCGGGACTGAATTTTTTAAGGACTGCCTATGAAAAGAAAAATTTTACTTCTTGTATTCTTAATAATCCCAATATTTCAACTCCATTCTAAAGATTTTAAAGGAGCTGAATTTAGGACAAAACAATCTTTCCTTTACGGAAGATTTGAAGTTCGAATGAAATCGGCGTTCCGGGAAGGAATGCTTTCTTCTTTTTTTACATATCATGAATTTTCTGGCGGGATTGAAAACTGGAACGAAATTGATATCGAAATTCTTGGACGATATCCAAACGATATTCAATTCAATACAATCACATCAGGTCAGACCAATCATGTTAGTCATTATCCTTTGCCTTTTTCTCCACACGAAGATTTTCATGTTTACGCTTTTGAATGGACACCAACTTATGTTGCCTGGTTTGTTGATGGAGTTGAAGTTTATCGCCAGACAGGAGATCACATCTCAACATTAAACAAACCACAGAAGTTAATGATGAACATCTGGAATCCAGAAGCAACAAACTGGGCTGGTCAATTTGATCCAGATGCACTTCCGGCTTTCGCTTATTATGATTGGGTGAAATATTATTTGTATACTCCCGGCTCCGGAAATTATGGAACTGGGAATAATTTCACTTTATCATGGTCAGATGATTTTAATTACTGGAATACATCACGATGGGATAAAGCGACTCACACCTGGGTTGGAAATGGATGTGATTTCATCCCTGAGAATACTGTGATTAGAGATGGTTATTTGATTCTCTGCTTGACAAATAGTGTAAATATTGGATATACCGATGCGAAAGGTCCCGTTCTTTATTCTGCTAAAGTTCACAACGGAAAAATTCTCGTTAATTTCTCTGAAGAACTTGATGAAGTTTCAAGTCAAAATAAATCAAACTATATAATTTATGGTGTGACAATCGACTCGGCAAAATTACTTTCCGATAAAAAGACAGTCGAACTTACAGTCTCTGGTTGGGATTTTATCTCACCAAAAACACTTGTTGTTATGAATGTGAAAGATGATTGGAATCCTGCAAATACAATGAGTCCAAAAGCCGTTAGTATAGTAACGCAAACTCAATTCAATTTTCCTCTAAAAATTAATTGCGGCGGACCTGCTGCACTTGGTTATTTGCCTGAAAAATCCTGGACATTGACTTCGGATTACGGTTCAATAGACGGCGGTAATTCAACTTATTCGTTTAACATTAACAATACAGATGAAGATGAAATTTATCAGTCTGAAAAATGGGGGATGACAACTTATCGGGTTCGTCTTCCTAATGGCGTTTACAATGTTAAATTAATGTTTGCAGAAAATTATCATAATCAAGCCGGAAAAAGAGTTTTTGATGTCTGGATTGAACAGGATAGGATATTACAAAATTTTGATATTTATGCCTTAGTGGGAAGAAATACTGCTTATGTAAAAGAAGTTAATAATGTTCAGATTAATGATGGTTATCTGGATATTTATTTTGTAACTCATAAAGATAATCCAATGATAAATGGAATAGTCATAGAATTAATATCACTTGGAGTAGATGAATCGGAGCTTCTACCAGAAAAAAATTTTATGCTTCATCAAAACTCTCCAAATCCTTTCAACGGAATGACAACAATCTCTTATAACATTTACAAACCTGATTATTACTCTTTTAAGCTTTACACTCTTCTTGGTAAACAAATTATTAAGAAAGATCTCGGTTATTTAACAGAAGGGAGTTACTCTCTTCATCTAAATTTTAATGAGATAAAAAATTTTACTCCTGCTTCTGGAGTTTACTTTTATGTTTTGCAAAACAGCAATTCACAGCAAACTAAAAAAATGATGTTCCTGAACTAAATCAAATATGGGTGTTCAAATGCAGCAAACATTTTTAATTTTTTCAATCTTTGTTTTAGTAATTACATCTCAACTTTTTTCTCAACAGTCAAAATCAATCGATGAGAAAGTACAGGAATTGCTCTCAAAAATGACAGTTGAAGAAAAAGTTGGTCAAATGACTCAAGTTACGCTCGAGGTTGTTTCTAAAAAACAGGGAACAAAAACTCAAAAGCACGAACTTGATGAAAAGAAATTAGAAGAAGCAATTGTTAGATATCATGTCGGTTCAATTCTAAATGTCTATGATGTTGCTCATTCAATCGATTACTGGCATGAAGTAATTACAAAAATTCAGGACATTGCAACAAAAAAAACGAGGCTCGGAATTCCAGTTATTTATGGCATAGATGCAATTCACGGAGCTACTTACACAAAAAACTCAACGCTCTTTCCTCAGGCTTTAGCTGTGGCGTCAACTTTTAACAGAAATATTGCTGAAAGAATTGGTGAGATTACTTCACTAGAAACTCGAGCAAGTGGAATTCCCTGGAATTTTTATCCTGTGATGGATCTTGGAAGACAGCCTTTGTGGCCAAGACTGTGGGAAACATTTGGTGAAGATGTATATCTTGCTCAGCAGCTTGGAATGGCTTACATTAAAGGTGCTCAGGGGAATGATGTCAGCCGTGCTGATAAACTCGCAACTTGCCTTAAACATTATGTCGGTTACAGTTTCCCTTTCAATGGTTTTGATAGAACTCCAGCTTATATGTCCGAAAGAACTTTGCGGGAATATTTTCTGCCGCCTTTCGAAGCAGGAATAAAAGCCGGGGCAAAAACTATTATGGTCAATTCAGGTGAAGTAGATGGAATTCCCGGTCATGCGAATTATCATCTGCTCACAGAAATTCTTCGTGGTGAATTAAAATTTGATGGATTTGTTGTCTCTGATTGGGAAGATATTATACGTCTTCATACAAGAGATAGGGTTGCATCATCACCAAAGGAAGCAGTTAAGATAGCTGTGATGGCAGGCGTTGATATGAGTATGGTTCCGTATAATTTTAGTTTTTATGATTTACTTCTTGAGCTTGTAAAAGAAGGCTCTGTTCCAATGTGGAGAATTGATGAAGCAGTGAGCAGAATCTTGAAAGTTAAATTTGAACTTGGTTTGTTTGAAAATCCATATCCGAAAAAAGATTACTTAGAAAAATTTGCAAGTTCCGAACATACTCAGGCTAATCTGGAAGCAGCAAGAGAATCAATTATTCTTGCAAAGAATGATAACAACATTCTTCCATTAAAAAAGAATAAAAAAGTTTTTGTTACAGGACCAACTGCAAATAAACTTTCGGTCTTAAATGGCGGCTGGACAATTACCTGGCAAGGAAATGAAGAAGAACTTTATCCTCAGGAGAAAAACTCAATATTAGAAGCAGTAATCGAAAAAGTAGGGAAGAAAAATGTTTTGTTTGAGGAAGGATGTTCTTTTGATAAAGAATTAAATTCAAACTCAGCAATTCAAAAAGCAAAACAATCTGATGTAATAATTCTTTGTCTCGGTGAACCAGCTTATTGTGAAACTCCTGGCAATATAAACGATCTCACACTTCCAGAAGCACAGTTGAATTATGCCAAAAAATTAATTGCGACTGGTAAACCAGTAATTCTTGTAATCGTTGAGGGCCGCCCAAGATTAATTACAAAAATTTTCAATGACGTGAAAGGCGCTTTAATTGCTTTTCTGCCGGGTATGGAAGGAGGGAATGCAATCGCTGATGTATTGTTTGGCGATGTAAATCCAAGCGGAAAGCTGCCAATCTCTTATCCCAAATATCCAAACGCAATTGTTCATTACGATTATAAACCAATTGAAAATTCTGCTGAGAATAAATATGACCCACTCCTTCCTTTTGGATTTGGTTTGAGTTATACAAAATTCTCTTACTCAAATTTAAGATTAAACAAAAATGAAATAACTGAAGATGATGAGTTGCTTGTTTCGGTTGATGTGAAAAACGAAGGTTCAATAAAAGGGAAAGAAGCAGTTTTGATGTACATTACAGATGTTTATGGTCAAGTTAGCCGCCCCAATAAACAATTAAAAGGTTTCGAAAAGATTGAACTTAATCCTGGCGAGACAAAAACGGTTACTTTCAAGATAAACAAAGATCATCTTTCATTTATTGGAATAAATAACAAAAGAATTATTGAGCCCGGTGAGTTTATTGTAACAATTGGTGATCTGCAATCAAAATTTTATTTGAAATAAAAATTTATTTTGAGCTTGTCGAAGGATGACTTTAACGAAAATGTTTTTAATTCTATCGCTGTCATACTTCGATGAACTCAGTATGACAGCATAAATTGTCATTCTGAATCTTGATTAAATTAATAACTTCGAACGCTAATAAAAATTTGAGAGGAAAAAGTGCTGAAGGTACCAAAAAATTATTTCTCTATTCTCCTTTTACTTTTATTTCTTTTCTTCAATCCAGAAAGTCTTCTTTCGATTGGTTTTCTTAAAGCAAAAGGAAAAGTAATAGTTGATGGAACAGGTCAAGAATTTTATTTGAAAGGAATTGGACTTGGCGGTTGGCTTTTGCAGGAAGGTTATATGCTTCACACCTCTGGTTTTGCAAATGCCCAATGGCAAATCAGACAAAAAATTGTCGATTTAATTGGAGAAGCAAATACAGAAATATTCTATGAAACTTATCGAAGAAATTTCATTCGAAAAATTGATATTGATTCAATTAAAGCCTGGGGATTTAATTCAATTCGGCTGCCTTTTCACTGGAATCTATTTGCTGTCAATACGAATCCGCCTCAATTTATTAACAAAGGTTTCGAAATAATCGACTCCCTTTTAGCATGGTGCGAAGCAAATCAGCTTTATCTTATTCTTGATATGCATGCCGCTCCTGGTGGACAAAGCGATGAAAACATCAGTGATTATAATCCTGCTTATCCTTCTTTATGGCAAAGTGAACAAAATAAAGATTTGACAGTCAAAATCTGGAGAAAAATTGCTGAAAAATACAAAGACAAAGAATGGATTGGTGGTTATGATTTATTGAATGAACCTAAATGGAATCTGCCTCCAAACAATCAGCCGCTTCGAGAGTTATATATTCGAATTACTGACACAATTAGAGCTGTTGATACAAATCATATAATTTTCATTGAAGGTAATTGGTTTGCGACTGATTTTACGGGACTTACTCCACCATGGGATAATAATATGGTTTACAGTTTTCATAAATACTGGAATTCAAATGATCAAGGAAGTATTCAATATTTAATTGATATAAGAAACCAGTATAATGTTCCATTGTGGCTTGGCGAGACAGGTGAAAATTCTAACAAGTGGTTTGTTGATTGCGTCGAATTGATGAAACGAAACAATATCGGTTGGGCTTGGTGGACTTGGAAAAAAATTGAAACTATTGCAGGTCCGCTTTCAGCTGTTATGTCGCCATTTTATCAAACTTTGTTGAATTATTGGAGCGGCTCGGGTCCAAGACCGAGCGCAACTTATGCTTTTAATGCACTTATGCTTCAGGCAGAAAATTTAAAATTTGAATTATGTGAATTCAGAAAAGATGTAATTGATGCATTAATGCGGCAACCAAATAACACTCAGACAATTCCATATAATCAAAACATAATTCCAGGGACTGTTTACGCTACTGAATATGATATGGGAAAATTAAATTATGCTTATTATGATGTTGACTATCAAAATGTAGGCGGCGGAACCTGGAACTCTGGAGGAAAATTTAGAAACGATGGCGTTGATATTGAAACCTGTATTGATTTCGGTTCAAATGGATATAACGTCGGTTGGATTCAAAATGGTGAGTGGTTGAGATATACCTGTAATATTACGCAAAGCGGGACTTATAAAATTAAAATTAATGTAGCTTCAATGAATACAGGTGGACAAATCCTTTTGCGTCTCGATGGCTTAGTTCTTGGCGGTCTGATCAATGTACCAAACACAAATGGCTGGCAAAACTGGCAATTTGTTGAACTTAACAATGTTTATCTCCCGCAAGGCATTCATCAACTTGAAGCAAGATTCTTTAACGGAGGCTTTAATCTCAGTCATTTTGAGTTTGAATTACTTTCTACTGATGTGGAAGAAAAAGATTTATTACCGAAAGATTTTGATTTAAAACAAAATTATCCTAATCCGTTTAATTCAAAGACAGTTATTACTTATTCAATTCCTGAAATCACAAATATCAAACTCAAAGTTTATGATTTACTCGGTAATGAAACTTTCACCATTGAAGAAGGATTAAAATCTCCAGGAACTTATGTCGAAGAATTTGATGCTCATAATCTTTCGAGTGGAACTTACTTACTGAGATTAGAAACTGAGAAAAAAACCTTTGTCAGAAAGATGATAATTTTGAAATGATGAAAATTATAATTCAAAGTTTTTTATTAATCCTTTTTCTGTGCCTGATTTCAATTAGAGCTCAGTCGGTTAATTTCACTTCTTCAAATCTCCCAATAGTTGTGATAAATACTTTTGGTCAGGAAATTCCAAACGAATATAAAATTCAAGCACGAATGGGAGTAATTTATAATGGTGAAGGTGTAAGAAATTACATTACAGATCCATTCAGTCATTACGATGGTTGGATCGGGATTGAATTGCGTGGTTCAAGTTCACTAACATTTCCTAAAAAAAGTTACGCAGTCGAAACAAGAGACTCGCTCGGGAACGATAGATCAGTTTCATTGCTCGGTTTCCCATCTGAAGCTGATTGGGTTTTTTATGGTCCATACAATGATAAAACTTTAATTCGCGATGTTCTTGCTTATAAACTTGCTCGAGATTTGGGTAGATATGCTTCGAGGTCAAAATTTTTTGAACTCGTTATAAATGGCGAATACAAAGGAGTTTATGTTCTTCTCGAAAAAATTAAAAGAGATGCAAATCGAGTAAATATAAAAAAATTAAATCCAGCTGATACATCAGGCGATGCATTGACTGGCGGATATATCATTAAAATTGATAAGCTTGATGGTGAAAATAACGATGGCTGGTATTCTAACTTTCGTCCATTCCCGCAATTAAGTGCAAGAATTTTTTATCAATATCATTATCCAAAACCCAGTGAAATCGTTGAAGCTCAAAAAAATTACATCAAAGCATGGATTTATGCATTTGAGTCGGCAATGTTTGGACCTTATTACGCCGATTCAATTCTTGGTTATCAAAAGTATATTGATGTCAATTCGTTTGTTGATTACATTCTCTTAAATGAACTTGTTAAAAATATCGATGCCTACCGATTGAGTACTTTCTTTTATAAAGATAGGGACAGCCGCAATCCAAAATTATTTGCTGGACCTGTTTGGGATTTCAATTTAGCTTTTGGAAATTGTGATTATTATCAGGCATTCAATTCAAGTGGATGGTATCTTGAGTATGTTTCGGAATATTCAAACATTCCAAGCTGGGAAAATTATTTCATTCCATTCTGGTGGAAAAAAATTTTTAATGATCAAAATTTTCGAACTAAATTCAGACAAAGATGGATTGAGCTTAGAAATTCTGTCTGGACAAATGAAAAAATTAATTCTACCATCGATTCGCTTGTTCAATTACTTGAAGAATCAAGACAGAGAAACTTTCAGAAATGGCCTGTCATTGGTCAATATGTTTGGCCTAATTACTATGTTGGTCAAACTTACGAAGAAGAAATCAACTATCTGAAAAACTGGCTCACATCAAGATTAGCGTGGATGGATTATCAGTTAATTTCTGATGTCGAAAAAGAGAAATCAGAAATTTCAATTAATGACTTCAAACTTCTACAAAATTATCCGAACCCATTTAATTCAAATACAATAATAAGTTATATCATTCCAGGAAATTTAAACTCACTACAAAAAGTTACTTTGAAAATTTATGATGTTCTCGGTAGAGAGATCACAACACTAATTGATGATTATCAAACTGCCGGCTGTTATTCTGTAAATTTTGATATCGAGACAATTAAACAACAAAGTATATCGACGAGCGTTTTAATTTGCCAGCTTTTTGTTGGAAATAAAACTCAAACTATCAAAATGCTTTATTTGAAATGATAATAAAAAATTTTGTTCAGGGATCTTATACAGCTCCTCTAAAAATTTCCGGAATGCAATGATTTTTATTTTCTGCTGCGCCTTACTGCTTAATCTTTTTAACCTAAAAATTTGTTACCGAGTGTAATTTATTTCGATTTAATGATTACTATTCTCGATTAATATTTCTCAAAGAATTTCCATTCTTATTTCAACTCACCAGTTATATCAAATCCGGCAATGAAATTCGTTTACTATTTTCATTATACTTAACAAAATTCTTTTTTTACTTCATTGAGCAAGACATATAATTTGTTTTGGGCATTAAAATTCGGGAGAAATATTTAGCAGATAGTTTTGTTATTCAATAAAAGATTTTAATGGGAAATCTAATAACAGTTCTTTTAATGAAATGTAAAGTCAAATTATTGATTTTGTTTTTTAGAAAATTTAACTTGACTCAACAAAAGCGGGAGTTCAAAATGAATAAAAATCTTAAACTCATAAAGTTTCTCCCCCTTCTTTTAATCATCTCTTCTTTAATTTTCACCGGTTTTGGCAGCGAAAAAAACAGAGCAGCGAAAATTAAATCTTTACAGACAGATAGTTACTATCTTAAACTTGACCGTTTTGAATTACCTTTTACGAACAATGGAATACTGGCTGATGTGGTAATTTCGTCAAATGAGCCTCAAGCTAAGTTTGATGGCAAACAGGTTATTTTCTCTGGGGGGTTCTTAATTGGTGGACTAATGTACGCTGGTTCTCCATCTGAGCGTTTTTGGATCAATGGAGTATTCACCAGCTCTCGTGTTGAAGATTATATTCCGGGAAAAGTTGGTATGGATAAAAACGATCCAAAAGCTAAGCTTTACATTGTTCAAAGTTCAGATCCACCATTTTCTCAAAGCTGGCTGGAGTGGAAAAATGCGGTTGAATTAGGAGCAGAATTTTATGACGGTGATAATGATGGTGTTTACAACCCCGTTG
Protein-coding sequences here:
- a CDS encoding PorV/PorQ family protein, with protein sequence MMKKIFYSALIFVMILNYAFAQTFKTNVSKRGTTAAPFLSIGQSARAIGMGSAFVGAVNDVSAIYWNPAGLTKAQGGQILVDYTNWIAGTKYNFLAVSYNIGDYGTVGVSFTGSNIGDMKVTTIEEPWGTGEVFSATDMAISLAYALQLTDRFSIGFNPKFVYQGIWKMSASAFAIDMGVQYVTPFDDAILAMSISNFGTTMQLLGQSNLVLYDPDPYTTGNNGKIPAYLETKTYDLPLTFRVGVAYNPIRSANHRLTFAFDALHPSDDYESVNVGFEYGFQDFLFIRGGYKSLFLDDSEESFALGFGLKQNLMGNVAVKVDYAYQDFGRLNNIQKFTLTVCF
- a CDS encoding family 16 glycosylhydrolase codes for the protein MKRKILLLVFLIIPIFQLHSKDFKGAEFRTKQSFLYGRFEVRMKSAFREGMLSSFFTYHEFSGGIENWNEIDIEILGRYPNDIQFNTITSGQTNHVSHYPLPFSPHEDFHVYAFEWTPTYVAWFVDGVEVYRQTGDHISTLNKPQKLMMNIWNPEATNWAGQFDPDALPAFAYYDWVKYYLYTPGSGNYGTGNNFTLSWSDDFNYWNTSRWDKATHTWVGNGCDFIPENTVIRDGYLILCLTNSVNIGYTDAKGPVLYSAKVHNGKILVNFSEELDEVSSQNKSNYIIYGVTIDSAKLLSDKKTVELTVSGWDFISPKTLVVMNVKDDWNPANTMSPKAVSIVTQTQFNFPLKINCGGPAALGYLPEKSWTLTSDYGSIDGGNSTYSFNINNTDEDEIYQSEKWGMTTYRVRLPNGVYNVKLMFAENYHNQAGKRVFDVWIEQDRILQNFDIYALVGRNTAYVKEVNNVQINDGYLDIYFVTHKDNPMINGIVIELISLGVDESELLPEKNFMLHQNSPNPFNGMTTISYNIYKPDYYSFKLYTLLGKQIIKKDLGYLTEGSYSLHLNFNEIKNFTPASGVYFYVLQNSNSQQTKKMMFLN
- a CDS encoding spore coat protein CotH translates to MMKIIIQSFLLILFLCLISIRAQSVNFTSSNLPIVVINTFGQEIPNEYKIQARMGVIYNGEGVRNYITDPFSHYDGWIGIELRGSSSLTFPKKSYAVETRDSLGNDRSVSLLGFPSEADWVFYGPYNDKTLIRDVLAYKLARDLGRYASRSKFFELVINGEYKGVYVLLEKIKRDANRVNIKKLNPADTSGDALTGGYIIKIDKLDGENNDGWYSNFRPFPQLSARIFYQYHYPKPSEIVEAQKNYIKAWIYAFESAMFGPYYADSILGYQKYIDVNSFVDYILLNELVKNIDAYRLSTFFYKDRDSRNPKLFAGPVWDFNLAFGNCDYYQAFNSSGWYLEYVSEYSNIPSWENYFIPFWWKKIFNDQNFRTKFRQRWIELRNSVWTNEKINSTIDSLVQLLEESRQRNFQKWPVIGQYVWPNYYVGQTYEEEINYLKNWLTSRLAWMDYQLISDVEKEKSEISINDFKLLQNYPNPFNSNTIISYIIPGNLNSLQKVTLKIYDVLGREITTLIDDYQTAGCYSVNFDIETIKQQSISTSVLICQLFVGNKTQTIKMLYLK
- a CDS encoding beta-glucosidase, whose amino-acid sequence is MQQTFLIFSIFVLVITSQLFSQQSKSIDEKVQELLSKMTVEEKVGQMTQVTLEVVSKKQGTKTQKHELDEKKLEEAIVRYHVGSILNVYDVAHSIDYWHEVITKIQDIATKKTRLGIPVIYGIDAIHGATYTKNSTLFPQALAVASTFNRNIAERIGEITSLETRASGIPWNFYPVMDLGRQPLWPRLWETFGEDVYLAQQLGMAYIKGAQGNDVSRADKLATCLKHYVGYSFPFNGFDRTPAYMSERTLREYFLPPFEAGIKAGAKTIMVNSGEVDGIPGHANYHLLTEILRGELKFDGFVVSDWEDIIRLHTRDRVASSPKEAVKIAVMAGVDMSMVPYNFSFYDLLLELVKEGSVPMWRIDEAVSRILKVKFELGLFENPYPKKDYLEKFASSEHTQANLEAARESIILAKNDNNILPLKKNKKVFVTGPTANKLSVLNGGWTITWQGNEEELYPQEKNSILEAVIEKVGKKNVLFEEGCSFDKELNSNSAIQKAKQSDVIILCLGEPAYCETPGNINDLTLPEAQLNYAKKLIATGKPVILVIVEGRPRLITKIFNDVKGALIAFLPGMEGGNAIADVLFGDVNPSGKLPISYPKYPNAIVHYDYKPIENSAENKYDPLLPFGFGLSYTKFSYSNLRLNKNEITEDDELLVSVDVKNEGSIKGKEAVLMYITDVYGQVSRPNKQLKGFEKIELNPGETKTVTFKINKDHLSFIGINNKRIIEPGEFIVTIGDLQSKFYLK
- a CDS encoding cellulase family glycosylhydrolase, which codes for MLKVPKNYFSILLLLLFLFFNPESLLSIGFLKAKGKVIVDGTGQEFYLKGIGLGGWLLQEGYMLHTSGFANAQWQIRQKIVDLIGEANTEIFYETYRRNFIRKIDIDSIKAWGFNSIRLPFHWNLFAVNTNPPQFINKGFEIIDSLLAWCEANQLYLILDMHAAPGGQSDENISDYNPAYPSLWQSEQNKDLTVKIWRKIAEKYKDKEWIGGYDLLNEPKWNLPPNNQPLRELYIRITDTIRAVDTNHIIFIEGNWFATDFTGLTPPWDNNMVYSFHKYWNSNDQGSIQYLIDIRNQYNVPLWLGETGENSNKWFVDCVELMKRNNIGWAWWTWKKIETIAGPLSAVMSPFYQTLLNYWSGSGPRPSATYAFNALMLQAENLKFELCEFRKDVIDALMRQPNNTQTIPYNQNIIPGTVYATEYDMGKLNYAYYDVDYQNVGGGTWNSGGKFRNDGVDIETCIDFGSNGYNVGWIQNGEWLRYTCNITQSGTYKIKINVASMNTGGQILLRLDGLVLGGLINVPNTNGWQNWQFVELNNVYLPQGIHQLEARFFNGGFNLSHFEFELLSTDVEEKDLLPKDFDLKQNYPNPFNSKTVITYSIPEITNIKLKVYDLLGNETFTIEEGLKSPGTYVEEFDAHNLSSGTYLLRLETEKKTFVRKMIILK